A part of Amphiprion ocellaris isolate individual 3 ecotype Okinawa chromosome 16, ASM2253959v1, whole genome shotgun sequence genomic DNA contains:
- the ppa1b gene encoding inorganic pyrophosphatase has protein sequence MSFTVEERGNPNSLNYRLFFKNADGKYISPFHDIPMYADESQNIFHMVVEVPRWTNAKMEIATKDLLNPIKQDVKKGKLRYVANVFPHKGYIWNYGAIPQTWEDPAHKDGDTGCCGDNDPIDVCEIGSKVCSRGEVIKVKALGVLAMIDEGETDWKVIAINVEDPEANSLNNISDVQRLKPGYLEATVDWFRRYKVPDGKPENRFAFNDEFKDKDFAIEVIKSTHNFWKDLISQQTNAGELNCKNTCVSACDSLFCCSANEAKAAVGETSPCGKEEPIPSSVDQWFYYEKK, from the exons ATGAGCTTCACTGTAGAAGAAAGGGGAAACCCGAACTCCCTGAACTACCGCCTGTTCTTCA AAAATGCTGATGGAAAGTACATCTCACCATTCCACGACATACCCATGTATGCTGATGAGAGCCAG AACATCTTTCACATGGTTGTTGAAGTACCAAGATGGACGAATGCAAAAATGGag ATTGCAACAAAAGACCTCTTGAACCCAATTAAGCAAGATGTGAAGAAGGGCAAGTTGCGATATGTTGCCAATGTCTTCCCTCACAAGGGCTACATTTGGAACTATGGAGCCATTCCACAG ACATGGGAGGATCCAGCTCATAAAGACGGAGACACCGGTTGCTGTGGTGACAATGATCCCATTGATGTCTGTGAAATTGGCAGTAAG GTGTGCTCCCGTGGTGAGGTAATCAAAGTAAAGGCGCTTGGGGTCCTGGCCATGATTGATGAGGGGGAGACTGATTGGAAAGTGATTGCAATCAATGTAGAGGACCCTGAAGCCAACAGCTTGAACA ACATCAGTGATGTCCAGCGCCTGAAACCTGGCTATCTGGAGGCCACAGTCGACTGGTTCAGGAGGTACAAAGTGCCAGACGGGAAGCCAGAGAATCGGTTCGCTTTCAATGACGAGTTCAAAGACAAG GACTTTGCCATTGAAGTAATCAAGAGCACTCACAACTTCTGGAAAGACCTCATTTCCCAGCAAACGAATGCAGGAGAACTGAACTG caaaaacacgtGTGTCTCAGCCTGTGACAGTCTTTTCTGCTGCTCAGCGAATGAAGCTAAAGCTGCTGTAGGGGAG ACATCTCCTTGTGGAAAAGAAGAGCCCATCCCCTCATCTG TTGACCAATGGTTCTACTACGAGAAGAAGTAA